A genomic region of Erythrobacter sp. SCSIO 43205 contains the following coding sequences:
- a CDS encoding tyrosine recombinase XerC, translating to MSAIDLVGAWREHLSDAQRRSAHTVRAYVAAAQRLIHARGAASWEDLAKVEAGDLRAHLAARRAEGLANSSAARELSALKALIAFARSETGDPDPAPPRLRGPRLKKGLPRPVTPDDAINLGEVIQDIASDDWIGARDRAVLLLMYGSGLRVAEALSLKGGDLPLGDTFVVTGKGGKQRVVPLLPITREAVVEYTKACPYPIDRNEPLFKGAKGGALSQGMVQKAMARARAALGLPDTATPHALRHSFATHLLGAGADLRSLQELLGHASLGSTQIYTKVDAASILQNYRAAHPRAKKSK from the coding sequence ATGAGCGCGATCGATCTTGTCGGCGCATGGCGCGAGCATCTGAGTGATGCGCAGCGGCGCTCTGCGCATACGGTGCGCGCTTATGTCGCAGCAGCGCAGCGGCTCATTCATGCGCGCGGGGCCGCATCTTGGGAAGATCTGGCGAAGGTCGAGGCCGGCGATCTTCGCGCCCACCTTGCCGCGCGGCGGGCTGAGGGCCTTGCCAACTCCAGCGCCGCGCGAGAGTTATCGGCGCTAAAGGCGCTGATTGCCTTTGCACGCAGCGAGACAGGCGATCCTGATCCTGCCCCCCCTCGCCTTCGCGGCCCACGCCTCAAGAAAGGGCTCCCGCGCCCGGTCACTCCCGATGATGCAATCAACCTTGGCGAGGTGATACAGGACATTGCAAGCGATGATTGGATCGGCGCAAGGGACCGCGCGGTGCTGCTTTTGATGTATGGTTCTGGCTTGCGGGTCGCCGAGGCTCTGTCGCTTAAGGGAGGGGACTTGCCGCTTGGCGATACATTTGTCGTGACTGGCAAAGGGGGCAAGCAAAGGGTTGTGCCACTCCTTCCTATCACGCGCGAGGCGGTGGTCGAATATACGAAGGCCTGCCCTTATCCGATTGATCGCAATGAACCCTTGTTCAAAGGGGCAAAAGGAGGAGCGCTTTCGCAAGGCATGGTGCAAAAAGCGATGGCCAGAGCGCGCGCAGCCCTTGGGCTTCCTGACACAGCAACACCCCATGCCCTGCGCCACTCTTTTGCGACCCATCTGTTAGGGGCAGGAGCAGACTTGCGGTCCTTGCAGGAGTTGCTTGGCCATGCCTCGCTTGGTTCAACGCAGATCTACACAAAGGTTGATGCCGCTAGCATCTTGCAAAATTATCGCGCCGCCCATCCAAGGGCGAAGAAGAGCAAGTGA
- the rsmI gene encoding 16S rRNA (cytidine(1402)-2'-O)-methyltransferase produces MPVNASSESIEPKPLEPGLYIVATPIGNLGDITLRAIDVLRAVSVIACEDTRVTGKLLKACCVKTRMQRYDDHASPAVRKKLIETAINEPVALVSDAGTPLVSDPGYRLVRDAREAGVNVTTIPGACAAVAGLTLSGLPNDRFLFAGFLPVKDKARSDVLAQLGGIEATLIFYETGPRLERSLKAIAQVWPTREIAVARELTKLHEECRTGTAEELVDHYSDHPPKGEIVLLVGPPMQETNDIDADDLLKDALQEMSASKAAGKVARATGLDRQTLYARAVELKQQ; encoded by the coding sequence ATGCCTGTGAACGCATCCTCTGAATCAATTGAACCCAAACCCCTTGAGCCCGGCTTGTATATCGTTGCAACGCCGATTGGCAATCTTGGCGACATAACGTTGCGAGCTATCGATGTGCTGCGCGCAGTCAGCGTGATCGCGTGTGAAGACACAAGGGTCACTGGCAAACTGTTGAAAGCGTGCTGTGTTAAGACCCGGATGCAGCGGTATGACGACCACGCTTCGCCTGCTGTGCGCAAAAAATTGATCGAAACGGCTATAAATGAGCCGGTTGCTCTGGTCAGCGATGCAGGCACGCCGCTTGTCTCTGATCCGGGTTATCGCCTTGTCCGCGACGCGCGAGAGGCGGGCGTCAATGTGACCACCATTCCGGGCGCTTGCGCAGCGGTAGCGGGACTTACGTTAAGCGGGCTTCCCAATGATCGCTTTTTGTTTGCGGGGTTCTTGCCTGTAAAAGACAAGGCACGCAGCGATGTTCTGGCGCAGTTGGGCGGGATTGAGGCAACGCTTATTTTCTATGAAACGGGCCCACGTCTGGAGCGCTCGTTGAAGGCGATAGCTCAGGTCTGGCCCACCCGCGAGATCGCAGTAGCGCGCGAGCTTACAAAGCTGCACGAAGAATGTCGGACTGGCACGGCGGAGGAGTTGGTGGACCATTACAGCGACCATCCGCCCAAAGGTGAGATTGTCTTGCTTGTCGGGCCTCCCATGCAGGAAACCAACGACATAGACGCGGACGACCTATTGAAAGACGCGCTACAGGAAATGAGCGCCAGTAAAGCCGCTGGCAAAGTCGCAAGGGCTACCGGGCTTGATCGCCAAACCCTGTACGCTCGCGCGGTCGAGCTAAAACAGCAATGA
- the hemW gene encoding radical SAM family heme chaperone HemW: protein MARALYIHWPFCEKKCPYCDFNSHVRDVVDVAVWEAALIADMRAEAKVAGGESLTSIFFGGGTPSLMPPAVVERLIGEASDLWGFDPAIEITLEANPSSVEAANFAGLATAGVNRVTLGVQALQEKTLKWLGRLHSAEEALAALDVAQTTFERVSFDMIYALPDQSPQEWEAQLARALALGTSHLSLYQLTIEPSTRFETDVRRGVFAPLDDDAAADLYTITQEMTAAAGLPAYEISNHARPGEESRHNLTYWRYQDYAGIGPGAHGRRGGFATTRHRKPENYLKATEAVGHGIQEQRSLRKNEQLSEALLMGLRLIEGIDLGALAERFDVAGDTLIRADRCAHLEQLGFVWREGLRLGVTAKGLPLLDALLGELVDEALVLA from the coding sequence TTGGCCCGCGCGCTTTATATTCATTGGCCTTTTTGCGAGAAGAAATGCCCATATTGCGACTTTAACAGCCATGTTCGCGATGTGGTGGATGTGGCTGTGTGGGAAGCAGCGCTGATTGCCGATATGCGCGCCGAGGCCAAGGTTGCTGGCGGCGAGAGCTTGACGTCAATCTTCTTTGGCGGAGGCACACCATCGCTGATGCCGCCCGCTGTGGTCGAGCGTTTGATCGGTGAGGCGAGCGACCTTTGGGGCTTTGACCCGGCGATAGAAATCACGCTTGAGGCCAATCCCTCTTCGGTAGAGGCGGCGAATTTTGCAGGGCTTGCAACTGCTGGTGTGAACCGTGTTACCCTTGGGGTTCAGGCGCTTCAAGAGAAGACTTTAAAATGGCTGGGCCGACTTCATAGCGCTGAGGAGGCTTTAGCGGCATTGGACGTGGCTCAGACCACCTTTGAACGGGTCAGTTTCGACATGATCTACGCGCTGCCTGACCAGAGCCCTCAGGAGTGGGAGGCGCAATTGGCGCGGGCTCTGGCACTGGGGACGTCGCATCTCTCGCTCTATCAGCTCACGATTGAGCCCAGCACGCGGTTTGAAACCGATGTGAGGCGCGGTGTCTTCGCGCCGCTGGATGATGATGCAGCAGCCGACCTTTATACGATAACGCAGGAGATGACTGCTGCCGCTGGCCTTCCCGCCTATGAGATCAGCAATCATGCGCGCCCCGGCGAGGAAAGCCGCCATAACCTCACCTATTGGCGCTATCAGGACTATGCTGGCATTGGCCCTGGCGCGCATGGAAGGCGCGGCGGGTTCGCTACAACGCGACACAGAAAGCCAGAGAACTACCTGAAAGCGACAGAAGCGGTTGGACACGGCATTCAAGAGCAACGGTCGCTGCGTAAGAACGAGCAGCTCTCCGAAGCGCTCTTGATGGGTCTGCGCCTTATCGAAGGGATTGATCTTGGCGCGCTTGCAGAGCGGTTTGATGTAGCGGGCGACACGCTTATTCGCGCGGACAGATGTGCTCATCTTGAACAATTGGGCTTTGTATGGCGCGAGGGCCTGCGCCTTGGTGTGACAGCGAAGGGCCTGCCCTTGCTCGATGCGCTTTTGGGCGAGTTGGTGGATGAGGCACTGGTCCTCGCATGA
- a CDS encoding YraN family protein, with protein MSEKTSISAKRQRADQKGREAEAQAAQYLMLQGFEIVGERRKTKLGEIDLIARKTGLVVFAEVKWRARKADLATAIDEYRLARVAAAVEAVAHEYAGPDDDIRIDVILLSPGSRPDHIENAWMP; from the coding sequence ATGAGCGAAAAAACGTCCATCAGCGCGAAAAGGCAGCGAGCCGACCAGAAGGGGCGCGAGGCGGAAGCACAGGCGGCGCAATATCTGATGCTGCAAGGCTTTGAGATCGTGGGCGAGCGGCGCAAAACAAAGCTGGGTGAAATCGACCTGATTGCACGAAAGACCGGACTTGTGGTGTTCGCCGAGGTCAAATGGCGCGCCCGTAAAGCGGACCTTGCAACCGCGATAGACGAATATCGCTTGGCCCGTGTCGCTGCCGCAGTAGAAGCAGTTGCACACGAATATGCAGGTCCAGACGATGATATTCGGATTGACGTAATTCTGCTTTCCCCCGGCTCTCGCCCGGACCATATCGAAAACGCTTGGATGCCTTAA
- the gshB gene encoding glutathione synthase: protein MTLKVAVQMDPIENINIKGDSSFALMLAAQERGYEVFEYHVESLTLDADDRLHAQCYPVKVQRVIGDHFEKGEAQRLDLGKDVDVVLMRQDPPFDMGYITATHLLERIKGETLVVNDPASVRNAPEKVMVLDYRRFMPPTLVTRSVDEVRRFMEEHGAVVVKPIHGNGGKAIFRIPADGDNLTALFEVFNQTWPEPHMVQPFLPEVAKGDKRIVLIDGEVAGAINRIPGEGEFRSNLAMGGSAEPTKLTEREQEICAAMGPELKRLGLTFVGIDVIGGEYLTEINVTSPTGIVAISDFDGTDLPAMIWDAIEARLA, encoded by the coding sequence ATGACACTCAAGGTCGCGGTCCAAATGGACCCCATCGAAAACATCAACATCAAGGGCGATAGTTCCTTTGCCCTTATGCTCGCAGCGCAAGAGCGCGGTTATGAGGTGTTCGAATATCATGTCGAAAGCCTGACGCTCGATGCAGACGACCGACTTCACGCGCAGTGCTATCCGGTCAAGGTCCAGCGCGTTATCGGCGACCACTTTGAAAAGGGAGAGGCTCAGCGCCTTGATCTTGGAAAGGACGTGGACGTGGTCCTGATGCGGCAGGATCCGCCTTTCGACATGGGCTATATCACGGCGACCCATTTGCTTGAGCGGATCAAGGGCGAGACGCTCGTGGTCAATGACCCGGCAAGCGTGCGCAATGCCCCTGAAAAAGTGATGGTCCTCGATTACCGCCGCTTTATGCCGCCCACTCTCGTCACACGCTCTGTCGATGAGGTGCGCCGTTTCATGGAAGAACATGGTGCGGTTGTGGTGAAGCCCATCCATGGCAATGGCGGCAAAGCCATCTTCCGCATACCCGCCGATGGAGACAATCTGACCGCGCTGTTCGAGGTGTTCAACCAAACCTGGCCCGAACCGCATATGGTGCAGCCGTTCCTTCCCGAAGTTGCCAAAGGTGATAAACGCATCGTGCTGATCGACGGGGAGGTTGCAGGCGCGATCAACCGCATTCCGGGTGAAGGCGAGTTCCGCTCAAACCTTGCCATGGGTGGAAGCGCAGAACCTACTAAACTGACTGAGCGTGAGCAGGAGATTTGCGCGGCAATGGGGCCAGAGCTTAAGCGTCTTGGGCTCACCTTTGTCGGGATTGATGTCATAGGGGGCGAATATCTGACTGAGATCAACGTCACCTCACCCACGGGTATTGTTGCAATCTCTGACTTTGATGGCACCGATCTTCCCGCAATGATCTGGGACGCGATTGAGGCGCGTCTCGCCTGA
- a CDS encoding penicillin-binding protein activator produces MKRMVMSVFGTNGLRMTVAAGAAVLLAGCQVVPRTETVVTAPPPAPTPEPSATALPSDATRHRVALLVPMGGSAAQVGQSLANATTMALLDTAQRDNSTDTVRITTYDTSRGAAAAARQAIADGNKLILGPLLADNVAAVEAVAAPASVPAIAFSNDASVASSNTFIMGHTPEQSVRRSVEYARSNGSASFAALFPEGDYGRKAFTALQNSLRDYGGSLVGAESYARGNTSIVSAAQRLRDRGGYDTVLIAEGARLSIMAAPYLRSDGAEGTRLLGTELWSGGSAITRTSDVEGALFSAVSDGRFRRFSDSYEARFGTKPYRIATLGYDAVLLTLRIAQDWRPGNSFPKSRLYDRGGFVGVDGAFRFRTDGVAERALEVRQVQGNQVVAVEAAPRSFSE; encoded by the coding sequence ATGAAGCGGATGGTTATGTCGGTTTTCGGCACGAATGGGTTGCGCATGACGGTCGCTGCGGGCGCTGCGGTGTTGTTGGCCGGGTGTCAGGTGGTGCCTCGTACGGAGACGGTAGTGACCGCCCCGCCCCCTGCCCCGACACCAGAGCCAAGCGCGACAGCCTTGCCATCCGATGCCACCCGCCACCGTGTCGCCTTGCTTGTGCCGATGGGCGGAAGCGCGGCTCAGGTCGGTCAATCGCTGGCTAATGCAACCACGATGGCGCTGCTTGATACAGCACAGCGCGACAACAGCACAGACACGGTCCGGATCACCACATATGACACATCGCGCGGAGCGGCCGCTGCAGCCCGTCAAGCGATTGCCGATGGCAATAAGCTGATCCTTGGCCCTCTGCTTGCGGATAATGTGGCCGCAGTGGAAGCGGTCGCTGCGCCGGCCAGTGTGCCTGCCATTGCGTTCTCCAATGATGCGAGCGTTGCAAGCAGCAACACCTTCATCATGGGCCATACACCCGAACAATCGGTTCGCCGCTCGGTCGAGTATGCCCGATCCAACGGTTCTGCCAGTTTTGCCGCCCTGTTCCCCGAAGGTGACTATGGCCGTAAAGCGTTCACGGCATTGCAGAACTCCTTGCGCGATTACGGCGGCAGCCTTGTCGGCGCAGAAAGCTATGCGCGCGGCAACACCTCTATCGTCAGCGCCGCTCAACGCCTTCGTGACCGCGGGGGCTATGACACAGTGCTGATCGCGGAAGGCGCGCGGCTGTCGATCATGGCAGCTCCCTATCTTCGCAGCGACGGCGCGGAAGGGACGCGCTTGCTCGGCACCGAACTTTGGAGCGGTGGGAGCGCGATCACCCGGACCAGCGATGTTGAAGGTGCCTTGTTCTCAGCCGTCTCCGATGGGCGCTTTCGTCGTTTCTCCGACAGTTACGAAGCGCGCTTTGGAACCAAACCCTATCGCATCGCAACGCTTGGATATGACGCGGTGCTGCTGACCCTTCGGATTGCGCAAGACTGGCGACCTGGAAACAGCTTCCCCAAATCGCGGCTTTATGATCGCGGCGGCTTTGTAGGCGTTGATGGCGCTTTCCGTTTCCGGACCGATGGCGTGGCAGAACGCGCGCTAGAGGTACGACAGGTTCAGGGCAATCAGGTGGTGGCTGTCGAAGCTGCACCGCGCAGCTTTAGCGAGTGA
- the rdgB gene encoding RdgB/HAM1 family non-canonical purine NTP pyrophosphatase, whose translation MTRKLGGGSLVIATHNAGKLKEISALLDPHGLKCISAGSLGLPEPPETGKTFVENAVIKARAAAEASGLPALADDSGLSVDALGGRPGVYTADWAERQWFEGDPGRDWYMAMGKVEGMLQQLGPDTDRSAAFHCVLAIAWPDGEYAVYEGQCPGELTWPPRGALGFGYDPVFVPSAREGSETFAEIDPSEKHAISHRADAFAKLVAEQFGL comes from the coding sequence ATGACCCGTAAATTGGGCGGCGGGTCGCTGGTTATTGCGACTCATAACGCAGGCAAACTCAAAGAGATTTCGGCGCTGCTTGATCCGCATGGATTGAAATGCATTTCCGCTGGCTCTCTGGGTCTGCCTGAGCCGCCTGAAACGGGGAAGACCTTTGTCGAAAACGCTGTGATAAAGGCTCGCGCAGCGGCGGAGGCGTCAGGCCTTCCCGCGCTTGCCGATGATAGCGGGCTAAGCGTCGATGCGCTGGGTGGCCGTCCCGGTGTGTACACCGCCGATTGGGCTGAACGGCAATGGTTCGAAGGTGATCCGGGCCGTGATTGGTATATGGCGATGGGCAAGGTTGAGGGAATGCTTCAACAGCTTGGGCCGGACACCGACCGCTCAGCTGCTTTCCATTGCGTGCTCGCGATTGCATGGCCGGATGGGGAATATGCGGTGTACGAAGGGCAATGCCCGGGCGAACTTACATGGCCACCGCGCGGCGCATTGGGTTTCGGTTATGATCCGGTTTTCGTGCCATCGGCTCGCGAAGGCTCGGAAACCTTCGCTGAGATTGATCCATCAGAAAAGCACGCGATCAGCCACCGCGCAGATGCCTTCGCAAAACTTGTAGCAGAGCAGTTTGGGCTTTAG
- a CDS encoding CAP domain-containing protein — translation MNLRATILTVSGAVAALFGLAAPASAQGAGSDAERAWLNAHNEARLDFGTPPLQWSASLTQEASQWAEHLARTNTMRHSTPETRAQTGENLWMGTAGYYTPGSMIGFFVNEQRYFRAGYFPEVSRTGSWADVGHYTQVVWPSTREVGCAKASNAKYDFLVCRYFPAGNVEGERMEPRRHIARR, via the coding sequence ATGAATTTACGCGCGACAATTCTGACCGTTTCTGGCGCTGTTGCTGCGCTTTTCGGCCTTGCAGCACCAGCATCTGCACAAGGCGCTGGCTCTGATGCTGAGCGTGCATGGCTTAACGCGCATAATGAAGCGCGGCTGGATTTCGGGACACCGCCGCTCCAATGGTCTGCAAGCCTTACCCAAGAGGCAAGCCAATGGGCCGAGCACCTCGCGCGCACTAACACCATGCGCCACTCCACGCCCGAAACCCGCGCGCAAACCGGCGAGAACCTGTGGATGGGGACGGCGGGGTATTACACGCCGGGCAGCATGATCGGCTTTTTCGTGAACGAGCAGCGCTATTTTCGCGCCGGGTATTTTCCAGAAGTCTCGCGCACTGGTAGCTGGGCCGATGTCGGCCACTACACCCAAGTCGTATGGCCCAGCACGCGCGAAGTCGGCTGTGCCAAGGCCAGCAATGCGAAATATGATTTTCTAGTGTGCCGCTATTTCCCGGCGGGCAATGTCGAGGGTGAACGCATGGAGCCGCGGCGCCATATCGCCCGGCGCTAA
- a CDS encoding methyl-accepting chemotaxis protein produces MTNIDVLRAEGIKALAAFSVLSALTIAVLAFVWGAPLYAGLAGVLTIVPLAIALTGQKETGARLALAATMPLYGVIAVAVAQGTPWQMDLHMLFFAYLAILAVMADARVIIVATAVIAVHHLLLNFVAPSLVFFGGPSLARVALHAVIVVAESAALVFLCIRLNALFAEALTARQEQEELQVKVQREQQENIEAQADTIERLSVGLQKLAEGDFTHQVQICERADEGAKLLGETYNASVNRLAKTIQDVRATADSVSNASSEITAASSDLATRNQQQAANLEETAAATAQATDMVKQTAENVRNAQSSMGQTNERAQKGGEVVSRAIQAMASIEGSSKEITKIIDVIEGIAFQTNLLALNAGVEAARAGEAGKGFAVVASEVRELAQRSGEAANDIKSLISSSGAHVNEGVGLVNETGELLRQIAEHVSKMTEEVNDIANMAEGQSTNLDQVNASIGSIDRMTQQNAAMVEETTAAARSLGSEAVSLASLVAQFKTQRHSGSEALSTHEIEFDPSIAA; encoded by the coding sequence ATGACCAATATCGACGTATTAAGGGCAGAAGGGATCAAGGCGCTCGCCGCATTCTCGGTGTTGAGTGCTCTCACCATTGCCGTTCTCGCTTTTGTGTGGGGCGCACCGCTTTACGCCGGCCTTGCAGGGGTTTTGACCATCGTGCCCCTGGCTATTGCGCTCACTGGTCAAAAGGAAACCGGAGCGCGGCTTGCCCTTGCTGCTACCATGCCGCTTTACGGCGTCATTGCGGTAGCGGTCGCGCAAGGGACTCCGTGGCAAATGGATCTGCATATGCTGTTCTTTGCCTATCTCGCCATTCTTGCAGTCATGGCTGATGCCCGTGTCATCATCGTCGCAACAGCAGTGATCGCGGTCCACCACCTGCTCTTGAACTTTGTCGCGCCATCGCTGGTTTTCTTTGGCGGCCCGAGCCTTGCGCGCGTTGCCTTACACGCCGTGATCGTTGTCGCTGAATCAGCCGCGCTCGTCTTCTTGTGCATCCGTCTCAACGCACTGTTCGCAGAAGCATTGACCGCCCGTCAGGAGCAGGAAGAACTGCAAGTGAAAGTACAGCGCGAGCAACAAGAGAACATTGAAGCACAAGCCGACACAATCGAAAGGCTGTCGGTCGGGCTCCAAAAACTGGCAGAAGGTGACTTTACTCATCAGGTGCAGATTTGCGAGCGCGCGGATGAAGGCGCCAAATTGCTGGGCGAGACATACAATGCCTCGGTCAATCGTCTGGCGAAAACCATTCAGGATGTGCGGGCAACTGCGGACAGCGTGAGCAATGCTTCATCTGAAATTACAGCTGCTTCGAGTGATCTGGCCACGCGCAACCAGCAACAGGCTGCGAACCTTGAGGAAACCGCCGCAGCGACGGCTCAGGCGACCGATATGGTCAAGCAAACAGCGGAAAATGTCCGCAACGCTCAAAGCTCAATGGGTCAAACCAACGAACGCGCGCAAAAAGGTGGGGAAGTCGTCAGCAGGGCGATCCAGGCCATGGCCTCAATCGAAGGGTCATCCAAGGAAATCACCAAGATCATTGACGTAATCGAGGGAATTGCCTTCCAGACCAACCTTCTGGCACTCAACGCCGGCGTCGAGGCAGCGCGTGCCGGTGAGGCAGGTAAAGGGTTCGCCGTTGTCGCCAGCGAGGTGCGCGAATTGGCACAGCGCAGCGGTGAAGCGGCCAATGACATCAAATCCCTGATTTCAAGCAGTGGTGCCCACGTCAACGAGGGTGTCGGCTTAGTCAATGAAACCGGCGAGCTTCTTCGCCAGATCGCAGAACACGTCAGTAAAATGACTGAAGAGGTGAATGACATCGCCAATATGGCTGAAGGGCAATCGACCAACCTCGATCAGGTCAATGCCTCCATCGGCTCAATTGACCGCATGACCCAGCAAAACGCGGCGATGGTTGAAGAAACGACAGCAGCCGCTCGTTCTCTTGGTTCTGAAGCGGTTAGCCTCGCATCGCTCGTGGCGCAGTTCAAAACTCAAAGGCACTCAGGCAGCGAAGCACTGAGCACTCACGAGATTGAATTCGATCCTTCAATCGCTGCTTGA
- the parE gene encoding DNA topoisomerase IV subunit B, which yields MSDDLFQNAPNSGGDYDSSSIEVLEGLEPVRRRPGMYIGGTDDRALHHLAAEVLDNSMDEAVAGHANRIEVRLDEGNRLSISDNGRGIPVDEHPKFPGKSTLEVILSTLHSGGKFSGKAYATSGGLHGVGISVVNALSSATRVEVARDKQLYAQEFSKGQTLGPIEVVGAAPNRRGTTVTFTPDSEIFGDRKFKPHRLFKLARSKAYLFAGVEIRWKCAESLASEDVPAEAVFKFPGGLADHLAEQVGARECVTAQPFTGRQEFPADADGVGQGRVEWAIAWPLYSDGSTSWYCNTVPTPDGGTHEQGLRGALTKGLRAFGELTGVKKAKDITADDVMTGAEVMLSVFIRDPQFQSQTKDRLTSPEAVRLVENAVRDQFDLFLTDNMDRGKALLGEVMERMDERLKRKQEREIKRKTATNAKKLRLPGKLTDCSGEGDRETELFIVEGDSAGGSAKQARDRKTQAILPIRGKILNVASATADKIRANSEIADLILAMGCGTRKDCDPENLRYDRIIIMTDADVDGAHIATLLMTFFFQEMPEIVRKGHLFLAQPPLYRLTAGKESRYARDDAHRAELEATVFKGKKVEVGRFKGLGEMNPQQLRETTMNPETRSLVRITLPQEFEQRASVKELVDQLMGRNPEHRFNFIQNRAGEMDRDMIDA from the coding sequence ATGTCCGACGACCTTTTTCAAAATGCGCCCAACTCGGGCGGCGACTACGATTCTTCTTCGATTGAGGTGCTTGAAGGCCTTGAGCCCGTGCGCCGCCGTCCGGGGATGTATATCGGCGGCACTGACGACCGCGCGCTGCACCATCTGGCCGCCGAAGTGCTCGACAACTCGATGGACGAAGCGGTGGCGGGCCATGCCAATCGGATCGAGGTGCGCCTTGATGAGGGAAATCGCCTCAGCATATCTGACAATGGTCGAGGCATCCCGGTTGATGAGCACCCCAAGTTTCCCGGCAAATCCACGCTTGAGGTGATCCTTTCAACGCTGCACTCAGGCGGCAAATTCTCTGGCAAGGCATATGCGACCAGCGGCGGCCTTCACGGTGTGGGGATCAGCGTGGTGAACGCGCTTTCTTCTGCGACACGGGTAGAGGTTGCGCGCGACAAACAACTTTACGCGCAGGAATTCTCCAAAGGTCAGACCTTAGGGCCGATTGAGGTGGTGGGCGCTGCGCCCAATCGTCGGGGGACTACAGTCACGTTCACTCCTGACAGCGAAATCTTTGGCGACCGCAAATTCAAACCGCATCGCTTGTTCAAGCTCGCCCGCTCGAAAGCGTATCTGTTTGCAGGGGTGGAAATCCGCTGGAAATGCGCAGAATCGCTTGCATCCGAGGATGTGCCAGCCGAAGCGGTTTTCAAGTTTCCCGGCGGTCTTGCCGACCACCTCGCAGAGCAAGTGGGCGCGCGCGAATGTGTCACCGCGCAGCCCTTCACCGGCAGGCAAGAATTTCCAGCGGACGCCGACGGGGTAGGGCAAGGCCGCGTTGAGTGGGCCATCGCTTGGCCGCTTTATTCCGATGGTTCAACAAGCTGGTATTGTAACACCGTCCCCACCCCCGATGGGGGCACTCATGAGCAGGGCCTTCGCGGCGCATTGACCAAAGGGCTTCGCGCCTTTGGTGAGTTGACTGGCGTCAAGAAAGCCAAGGACATTACCGCTGATGATGTGATGACGGGCGCGGAAGTCATGCTCAGCGTATTCATCCGTGATCCGCAATTTCAGTCACAGACCAAAGACCGCCTGACGTCGCCAGAGGCCGTGCGCCTCGTTGAAAACGCTGTGCGCGATCAGTTCGACCTGTTCCTCACTGACAATATGGACCGGGGCAAAGCGCTTCTGGGCGAAGTCATGGAGCGCATGGATGAGCGCTTAAAGCGCAAGCAAGAGCGCGAAATCAAACGCAAGACCGCGACCAATGCGAAGAAGCTGCGCCTTCCCGGCAAGCTCACCGATTGTTCGGGAGAGGGGGACCGCGAAACCGAGCTTTTCATCGTTGAAGGCGATTCAGCGGGTGGCTCAGCGAAACAGGCGCGCGACCGCAAGACGCAGGCAATCCTGCCGATCCGGGGCAAGATATTGAACGTTGCGAGCGCCACCGCCGACAAGATTCGCGCAAACTCTGAAATTGCAGACCTGATCCTCGCAATGGGATGTGGGACGCGCAAGGACTGCGATCCTGAAAATCTGCGTTATGACCGTATCATCATCATGACCGATGCTGATGTCGACGGCGCTCACATCGCAACACTTCTGATGACATTCTTCTTTCAGGAAATGCCAGAGATCGTGCGCAAGGGGCACCTCTTCTTGGCCCAGCCCCCGCTCTATCGCCTGACAGCAGGCAAAGAGAGCCGTTACGCCCGCGATGACGCGCACCGCGCTGAGCTTGAGGCGACCGTGTTCAAGGGCAAGAAGGTCGAAGTTGGCCGCTTTAAAGGTCTTGGCGAAATGAACCCGCAGCAATTGCGCGAAACCACCATGAACCCCGAAACGCGCAGCTTGGTGCGCATCACCCTGCCCCAGGAATTTGAACAGCGCGCCAGTGTAAAGGAATTGGTCGATCAGCTCATGGGCCGCAATCCGGAGCATCGCTTCAATTTCATCCAAAACCGCGCGGGCGAGATGGACCGTGATATGATTGATGCGTGA